One Epinephelus fuscoguttatus linkage group LG10, E.fuscoguttatus.final_Chr_v1 genomic window carries:
- the cltrn gene encoding collectrin → MLEKILVLLCLSSALAQELCEPDNSFATQVRLSIKTALGDKAYDWNDNEMYFFRATLAFAMRNHFSGQEFNVSNILVCKETVRVSFWFVVTSPLNPSSLVPKGDVDKAIRKSRNRINSAFLLTDKTLEFIDIPPTLAAPVNPDTPPWLIVFGVVMGAVGAGIVVLLVSSLVQKKRKKNKKNDDEDDEEDDTQAKTVENGAVSEGVYNMSFSDDERFTQM, encoded by the exons ATGTTGGAAAAAATCTTAGTCCTGCTCTGTTTGTCCTCTGCTTTGGCACAGGAGCTCTGTGAACCAG ATAATTCATTTGCCACTCAAGTGCGACTCAGCATCAAAACCGCTCTGGGAGATAAAGCT TACGACTGGAATGACAATGAAATGTACTTTTTCCGAGCGACTCTGGCTTTTGCCATGAGGAATCATTTCAGCGGCCAGGAATTTAA TGTGTCGAACATCCTTGTATGTAAGGAGACAGTCAGAGTGTCCTTCTGGTTCGTGGTGACGTCACCGTTGAACCCTTCAAGCCTTGTTCCTAAAGGAGACGTGGACAAGGCCATAAG aaagtCCAGGAACCGCATCAACAGCGCATTTCTTCTAACTGATAAAACTCTGGAGTTCATCGACATCCCTCCCACACTGGCAGCACCAGTCAACCCTGACACTCCTCCATGGCTCATTGTGTTTGGGGTGGTCATGGGCGCTGTGGGTGCTGGGATCGTCGTTCTGCTTGTGTCGTCTCTGGTCCAAAAGAAACG caagaagaacaagaaaaatGACGATGAGGATGACGAAGAAGACGACACACAAGCGAAAACGGTGGAAAATGGCGCTGTGAGCGAGGGTGTTTACAACATGTCGTTCTCAGATGACGAACGATTCACACAGATGTGA